Below is a genomic region from Brassica oleracea var. oleracea cultivar TO1000 chromosome C9, BOL, whole genome shotgun sequence.
CCATCAACTTCCTATGAAAGCCACATTTTCAAAATCAACACAATTCCTTTAGGAACCACTTGAAAATCCATGCCGTTAATAAACAATGTAGAAAACAGGCAACTGAGATACAAACCGGTTATGCACTTCAAGCATTTCAATCTTTTCCACCATTGTTGCCATTTCCTTCTTTAGTCCCTGTAAACCCAAAGTGGTTGTACCAAGTCCAAGTGTCACAAAAATCAAATGAAATGTGACCGACGCATTTTTCAACTTGAGTTTGACATAATACAAAAGGTTTGTAAGTAATGAGACGAAAAATTAGGAGTATAGGTATACGAAAAGAAACCTGCACGTATTGCTCCATGGGGTGACTTTCTGCAACGAAATACTCTCTCTTATACTCGGCGTATCGCTTGATCGTCTTCTGGATACTAAGACAATTCTCAAGAGTCAAGACATTAACGGCTTAATTTGTGAGTTTAGTTGGAAAATATGTGAAATACTCTCTCCCATGGCTAATCATATTCCATTACGGCTCTTAAGTACATACACATGTGTCATATATTTCTTTAGAAAAACTAGACTTTTGTTGGACAACATATATGTATACATATATAATAGAATGCCAGTTCTCAAAAGAAATATGTATATATATATGTGAATTGTCTAGACATAACCTAGCTACAAATGAATCAATTATCCACAATTGATGAATTGATATATATATGTTATTCTTAGTATTCTCAACCGACCCTATGCATACATAGTGAGTCGTCCGACCTTAACGAATTAGACCACTGGAAGCATTAAATATCGAACCTGGACTCAGAAACAACAACACACTTCAAAAAAAAATCATGTAGACAAATTTATAATTTTGGGGATTAACATTTGGTGTCTTTTTTTTGTTTTACAACAACACTTGGATTCGTATATATATGATTTGTTGGTTTGATTTATGTTCTTGATTTTAAAGTCATTTTGGATAAATACAATAATTTTCACTTAGTTCCAACGCAGATAAAAGGCTCAATATTCAAAAAACCGTATTTAGAAAAACCCTAATTAATTCATAAGATAACCCTCATGTTGAAGTTGAACTATATATGGACTTTAAAGAGGCATATTTTGTCAACTGCAACAAGCTATTAAACAAAAAAAACTTAAGCAAAAAAAAAAGCTATAGACAAAAAAACGAGCAAAATCTTTTACCTGTATATTGAGAAATCTCTAGTACTTTTGTCAGAGAGATATTCAATACATAAGTATACTCCTTTTTGACAACAAAATTTTTATTTTCGACAACACATTCAACATAAGAAATTTATTGAATAGTACATAGACTAGCGTAATTAATCAATCTGAAATTAAGAATCTTACTCGGAGCTGGTGAAATCATATAATCTTCCCTTCTGAGAGAAGATTATTGCTGCGACTTGGGCATCACAAAGAACAGAAAGCTCATGAGCCTTCTTAAAGAGACCTTTCCTTCTCTTAGAGAACGTGACTTGTCTGCTTGTAGTGTTCTCGATCTTCTTGATCTGGATCTTTCCTCTCACCATTTTAATTTGTGCTCACAAAATCGAATCCCACGAATGAGATCTTTCAAGGGATGGAAACCCTAACCAAAGTTTGAAAGTTTGCTTTGTCTACCAAGAAAAAAACAGATCACTGAAACAAAACCAAAAGTCAAAATCAAGAAATGGTTTCTTGATTTAGAAAACTAACACCGAAATTAGTTCATATGATAACTTTGGGAAAATCTGGTGAACTAAAGATAATTCGCAAAGCCCGTTTGAGAGCTGTTGTCGAGATTCGCTTGAACCAAAGAAGAAAAAAAAAGGATGAATAAGGAATATTTTTCACAAGAAGGTGAAGAAAAAGCAATCGGACAAAAGGAGAATAAATGGAAAGTGAAATCTTGAAACAATGAACAAGAAAGCTTCGTGTTTACCTCTCATGGGCTATTAGCGGAGTCGCAGCCCTAATCTTTAGAAAGAATCTTCCTTCTTTTCTTCTTTTCTGTCTATTCTAATTAAAAATCAACTTTTGTTTAGCCCCTCACTGATGAACTAGTATAAAAGCATTCCAATACGTTACTCCATTTTTTTATTTTAAAATGGTGAAGAACCAAAATAAAATAGAGTTTTATTTCAATGTATTACTCCATTTTTTATTCTAAATAATTTTTTTCTAAAATGATTACATTTTATTTAATTAATAATTGTTACTAATACTATATATTTATAAAAAATTATCAACTAACCCCAACTATGTCATGCTTACAAAACATAACTAGAGATTGATCCGCGCACCAGCGTGAATTCTTACATTTTTATAGATTGATATTGGTTTTCATAATTAATGTTATATAGTGTAGATGAGTTGTAATATAA
It encodes:
- the LOC106316368 gene encoding MADS-box protein SOC1-like isoform X1; its protein translation is MVRGKIQIKKIENTTSRQVTFSKRRKGLFKKAHELSVLCDAQVAAIIFSQKGRLYDFTSSDIQKTIKRYAEYKREYFVAESHPMEQYVQGLKKEMATMVEKIEMLEVHNRKLMGQNLASCSVKELQEIATQIKKSLHIVRLRKAKLYGDEIEKLKAKERELKDERVRLCERVGERPLGTPSSSEEKEDVETDLVIGFPKSRR
- the LOC106316368 gene encoding MADS-box protein SOC1-like isoform X2 — encoded protein: MVRGKIQIKKIENTTSRQVTFSKRRKGLFKKAHELSVLCDAQVAAIIFSQKGRLYDFTSSDIQKTIKRYAEYKREYFVAESHPMEQYVQGLKKEMATMVEKIEMLEVHNRKLMGQNLASCSVKELQEIATQIKKSLHIVRLRKAKLYGDEIEKLKAKERELKDERVRLCERLSWMSSAGSPTQLWWTVIRC
- the LOC106316368 gene encoding MADS-box protein SOC1-like isoform X3, with product MVRGKIQIKKIENTTSRQVTFSKRRKGLFKKAHELSVLCDAQVAAIIFSQKGRLYDFTSSDIQKTIKRYAEYKREYFVAESHPMEQYVQGLKKEMATMVEKIEMLEVHNRKLMGQNLASCSVKELQEIATQIKKSLHIVRLRKAKLYGDEIEKLKAKERELKDERVRLCERGSWL